The Rubripirellula amarantea genome includes the window TGGTCAAGGCTGAAACTCTGCCATCTTCGACCTGGGTTTCTATCGTGCAAACCTTGGGAGATAAGAACGTCGCTATCGCATTAGGATTAGTCGCATCGTTGAAGCTGATCAGCTATGTCGATCCAGCCAAACGAGGGTCGCTGGTGACACGCTCTCTCGCATCGGCGGGCAACATCATCCTGATCACGTCGGCCGGCGGCGCGTTCGGAGTCATGCTTCGCCACGCCGGCATCGAGCAAACGGTAGCGGGACTGGCGGGTGAAACCAGCGGGATTTTGCTGCTGCCATTGGCGTTTGTGGTCACGGCGACCGTTCGAACGCTACAAGGATCGGCGACGGTCGCGATGATCACATCTGCGGGAATCCTGCAGGGCTTTGCGACCCCAGAGGCTCTGACGTTTCATCCGGTCTATCTAGCGATGGCGATTGGCGCAGGCAGCAAGCCGATCTCTTGGATGACCGACAGTGCGTTCTGGGTGATTACCCGAATGAGCGGAATGTCCGAGTCAGAGGGATTACGCACGATCTCGCCGATGAGTATCTGCCTTGGCTTTTCCGCTTTGGCCGTGACGATGTTCTTCGCGATGGTTTATCCTGGCGTGTAAGCCATTTTGAATCACTTCCGATCAATTCTCTTGAACGCATGAAAATCAACCGCGCACACATCATGGCTGGCTACGCCAGTCATAACGCATCGCTGTTTCGCCGGTTAGGTGTTTCGCTGGGTGATCCCGCCGCTTGGATCAAGCTCGACGAGCGAGCCATCGCCTTGGTGCGAGATTTGGAAATGGATCGAGTCCGCGCTCATTCGCGTGCCGACAAGGTAACGTGCCCCGCCGAAAATTCACCGCCGGCGGGTCTGAGTCCTGACCGCGAAACCGCAACCGCCGAGGCCGCCGTTCAGATCCTTCGCGGAGCCAAAATTGAAGAGGTGACGACGGATCGAACGTTGCCGTTCATTTTTGCGTGGCACCTTCAGCAGGCTGAGATCATCATTCGGTACGACCCTAACTACGGTGTCATCGACCGACGTACCAAAACGGACGCGGAAATCATGGCACTTAGACAGGCCCAAGCGCATACGGAAAGCGTGATGCGAATGGTTTGCGAACGGATCGCTCGGTCGGACACCAACGATCAAGGCCAACTGGTGCATGATGGCGAGGTGTTGACCAGTGAAGGATTGCGCAAGTTCGCTGCGGTTGAATTTATGCAACTCGGTTGCAGCATGAGTCACGGTGGAATCGTTGCTACGGTTCCACAGGTTGCTGACTGCCATCATTCCGGCACTGGGCCATTGGTGACCGGCCATCCCGTCGTCGTGGATTTGTTCCCGAGAGACGACGCGTCGGGTTATTGGGGAGACTGCACTCGTACCGTGGTGCATGGCACGCCCACTGACGAAGTGATCAAGATGCATGCTGCAGTCATCGAGGCAAAGCAAGCCGCCATCGATTCACTGGTCGGCGGCAACACGGCCGATCGAGTTCACAGAGCTTCCGAATCGGTGCTCAAACGTCACGGGTACAAACCATCGCGCGGTAAGATCACTGACGAACCAAGTATTCAACACGGGACTGGGCATGGTGTGGGGCTAGAACTGCACGAACCAATTTTGTTAGATGCCGAAGGCGGCGAGATCCTCGAGGGTGAAGTGTTTACGGTAGAGCCAGGCTTGTACGGTCGAACTGATGGTGGCGTCCGGGTCGAAGACATGTTGGTCGTGACCGATGGCGAACCAGTGAACCTGAACACACTTCCCGAAGGCCTGGATTGGGCATAATCTGCGTGTAGCCTGGGTCTATTTTGGGCCTAGTCTTGGACCTAGTCTTGAACATAGTTTGGGGAACGAGGATGCGGCCATGAGCGTTCTACGCGTCACAGTCTCAGATGACGCGACTGTTGTCAGTACGCTCAATCCGGATGGTTGACGGCGCATCGGTTAAGACTTGGTCACCGAGCGTGTCGTTAGCGTTTTGCAGGTGATCGCAATCGCTCTAGCTCACGCCGAAACGATCTATCCGCTAGGCAAGGATGGACTCGACCGTTTGTAATTCGCGGTCGTCCGGTCCCAGTTTGTCTTGGGCACCCATCCGCTGCAACATCGTGTTGTAGATGTCGATCCCCTCGCGTCCCGCGTCAATGATCTTTCCGCTTTTGAAACGACCATTCGCCTCCGTGATCGCATGAAAGACTCCGGACAATTCTCGTTTAACGTCGCTGTGGCGACCATCGCCGGATTCCGTAGAAATCGTCAGCATCGAATTCTGCAGGATCGACTTTCCGTTGGGCTCCTGGACCGCATCGAGCTTCTTCAAAAAGTAAGCCACCTCGCGCATCTTCATGTGAGCATGAGCACGCAACGCCTCGTTCTTTTTTTTCTCGGTGAAGCGATGCCAGAACTCGTGACTGCATCCTCCACTGCCTCCGGCGCCTAGTTGTTGGGAATCATTGAAGGTAAAGCGATGCTCGTTGTTGTAATGATAATCACCGGTCATTCGTAAGCGTTCACCCGCGGCCAGGAAGGTGAGCGATCCGAATCTTACGCGATCCATTTCAACGGCCAACGCGTAAAGGTCTGCCATCAATCGCCATTCGTGCGTCAGTTCGTCGAGAGCCATGTCCAAGCCTTCGCCACCGGGGTCGGCTTTTCCTCCGTGAGCAACCTTGGATGCGGGCGGAAGCTTGACGGCTGAGCGATTCTCGTCTGGATCGAGCGCTCGGTCCGCAAACGCACGCTGCTCGTACTCGCGAACGCGGTCCAAGTGATCGGCAATTCGTTGTCGAGACGCGTTCCCCAACGGTGACGTGGGTCCGCAAAAATACTTGTATTGATCCGTGACTGCATCAAGCACACTCTGTTTCATTCGGGTTTCGGATTCGTCGCTCGATTCGCCCTTCATCGATCCAAACACTCGGCTGAACAAGTCTCGTGGACGCTCTTGAATGGTGGCGGCAACGGAACCGTCGGCGTTGTAACTGTGCACAAATCTTCCTACTCGTGATCGACGGAAGAAAGTCCCGGCGACAAGTGTGGGAGTAACGCCCGCGGGTTGTCCGTTGGGATAGGCACTTCGCCGCACCACTTGATCGATCGAGGCACCGCCAGCTCGTGCTTCGCCATTCGGTGGTGTCGCCGTGAATGCTGCACTCGCTCCGTCGTAGTGAGCGTTGATTCCTGATTGATCACAGCGGACATGGTCCACACCTCGCATGATCAACAACTTGTCTTTCAATTCCGACAGCGGTTCGAGAACGCCGTCGTACCCTTCGGATTGCAAGGGCGAAGGAATTCCTAATCCGAAGAACACATTGAACGCGCGCACCGGCGGTTCAACGGCTTCGGAAGCAATCGCGGCTGACGAAAACATTTCCTCTAACACAGGGAGTCCGACAATGGTTCCCGTGATGGATCGCAACAAAGTGCGGCGATGAATTCGCGTCGTCGTCATGGCTAACCTCTTTATGTTTCAACAATGGATGATGATTCGCCTCGCTGCTAACGCAACGAACCGTTGACAAGCAACTCAGTCACAATTGACTGGTAGGTTGCCGCCTTGCCGCCCGCCGCTTCGTGGACCTGACGAACGCTTCGGGCATCGACGACATCTAGCGGTCGACCGATACAGAACTGGATCACTTTGCGAGTCAAGCAAGCAGCGACGCGATCACTATTGGCCAATAGGTCCATCATCTCGGCGGCCGTTTCGTACTTCACCGGTTCTGCGTCTCCGGGGAATAGAATCTCGCCGTCTTCACGTAGCTTGTTGCCGTGTTCGTCTTGTTCGTGGTAACTGCCCAGACCATCGAACTTTTCCAGGCCAAACGCGAGTGGTTCAAAACGACGATGACAGCCGCCGCACGACTGGTTTTCAATTCGCTGCGACGCAATCACTCGATGCGTTAGTCCCGGTTCAGTTGGAACGGGCGTCGTATCGAGTCCGGGCGGCGGATCGCCCACTTCGCTAAAAAGCAAATCGCGTAAAACAAATAAACCTCGCGTGACCATCGAAGCATTATCGCCTCCCATGGTCAGCACGCTGCCGTGCGTCAAAATTCCGCCGCGGGAGGGAACATCGCTCAAGTCATACTTAGCCCAGGGCACCGGTTGAGGCTCGAATCCATAGTGCCGGGCCAAATCGCGAGTCGCATAGGTGTAAGGAACATTCAGCAACGCGACCATGGGCTTTCGGTCTTGCCACACCAATTCGCGGAAGGTTTCGACTGTCTCCCATCGCATGTCGATCGCAAGGTCGGAAACCCAGTCGGGAAATCGTTCGCGATCGGGGTTCATATGATCGAGTCGATCAAGGTTCAGCCACTGCGTTACAAACTCAATCGACCGATCCACGCATCGCGGATCATTCCACATCCGATCAATTTGCGATCGCAAGACTGTTTCACTGAACAACTCTCCTTCATCGGCAAGTTTCACTAGCTCGTCATCCGGAGGGCCTCCCCACAGCGTGTAGGAAAGTCGGTTTGCGATCTCGTAGGCGTTGGGACTGCCATCGCTGTTTTCGATGCGGTAAAGAAAACGGGGCGATTGCAGCATGGCTCGCAAAACGTATCCCACCGCGCCCTCGTAGTCCGCGCCTGACAAAGCAGCAGTGCTGGCGACGCCTCGATACAGCGCAATTTCATCGTCAGAAAGTGGACCGCGAAGAATTCGCTTGCCCATCTTCTGCACCAACGGACGCATGTTGCGATCCGTGTGAGTCCGATTCATCGCATAGGGTTTCGCGAACGCATCAACGTCCAATCGGCCGATGATCTTATCGGCAAGTTCTGCATAGGCGGCGACGTGCTTGAGGTCGACCGTCAAGTTGTAAGCTGTGTTTCGAAAGCCGTCCGCTCGCAAGTCCTGAGGCAACGCGGTGCGTGCTTCGTCGGCAATGTCGATTCCGAGTGTGGCACGGACGGTT containing:
- a CDS encoding DUF1552 domain-containing protein, whose amino-acid sequence is MTTTRIHRRTLLRSITGTIVGLPVLEEMFSSAAIASEAVEPPVRAFNVFFGLGIPSPLQSEGYDGVLEPLSELKDKLLIMRGVDHVRCDQSGINAHYDGASAAFTATPPNGEARAGGASIDQVVRRSAYPNGQPAGVTPTLVAGTFFRRSRVGRFVHSYNADGSVAATIQERPRDLFSRVFGSMKGESSDESETRMKQSVLDAVTDQYKYFCGPTSPLGNASRQRIADHLDRVREYEQRAFADRALDPDENRSAVKLPPASKVAHGGKADPGGEGLDMALDELTHEWRLMADLYALAVEMDRVRFGSLTFLAAGERLRMTGDYHYNNEHRFTFNDSQQLGAGGSGGCSHEFWHRFTEKKKNEALRAHAHMKMREVAYFLKKLDAVQEPNGKSILQNSMLTISTESGDGRHSDVKRELSGVFHAITEANGRFKSGKIIDAGREGIDIYNTMLQRMGAQDKLGPDDRELQTVESILA
- a CDS encoding M24 family metallopeptidase → MKINRAHIMAGYASHNASLFRRLGVSLGDPAAWIKLDERAIALVRDLEMDRVRAHSRADKVTCPAENSPPAGLSPDRETATAEAAVQILRGAKIEEVTTDRTLPFIFAWHLQQAEIIIRYDPNYGVIDRRTKTDAEIMALRQAQAHTESVMRMVCERIARSDTNDQGQLVHDGEVLTSEGLRKFAAVEFMQLGCSMSHGGIVATVPQVADCHHSGTGPLVTGHPVVVDLFPRDDASGYWGDCTRTVVHGTPTDEVIKMHAAVIEAKQAAIDSLVGGNTADRVHRASESVLKRHGYKPSRGKITDEPSIQHGTGHGVGLELHEPILLDAEGGEILEGEVFTVEPGLYGRTDGGVRVEDMLVVTDGEPVNLNTLPEGLDWA
- a CDS encoding DUF1592 domain-containing protein, whose product is MRVVAGLMLLIAWGFGQPASADDLTRVRRGLQVFYAFDDIRSGLVEDTSGREDAIHLSIETPAKVKTHDGVIEIVGSPKIVASLVDSQRLADLFTASQAITIEMWMQVTDLNQSGPARIVTLSRDSSRRSVTLGQERDAIEVRLRTSMSDANGLPGTKAKIKGLAKGWKHIVFTRKPNREAALHVDGKRVAHTHHAGDLSGWDRQCRLAIADEIVGGRPWNGKLSMVALFDQALTDSEIKRNFACGHDGINEPVAVANPLADAERHFEQHIAPLLSHRCLECHDSSSREGGLDLSRKSFAFAGGDSGDAIVPSSPGESLVFTSVESDEMPHDRPSLSNSEKELLKQWIQDGAVWSVDYIDPSIYRGNVNSQHWVRRLTMNEYIETVRATLGIDIADEARTALPQDLRADGFRNTAYNLTVDLKHVAAYAELADKIIGRLDVDAFAKPYAMNRTHTDRNMRPLVQKMGKRILRGPLSDDEIALYRGVASTAALSGADYEGAVGYVLRAMLQSPRFLYRIENSDGSPNAYEIANRLSYTLWGGPPDDELVKLADEGELFSETVLRSQIDRMWNDPRCVDRSIEFVTQWLNLDRLDHMNPDRERFPDWVSDLAIDMRWETVETFRELVWQDRKPMVALLNVPYTYATRDLARHYGFEPQPVPWAKYDLSDVPSRGGILTHGSVLTMGGDNASMVTRGLFVLRDLLFSEVGDPPPGLDTTPVPTEPGLTHRVIASQRIENQSCGGCHRRFEPLAFGLEKFDGLGSYHEQDEHGNKLREDGEILFPGDAEPVKYETAAEMMDLLANSDRVAACLTRKVIQFCIGRPLDVVDARSVRQVHEAAGGKAATYQSIVTELLVNGSLR